The genomic stretch CAGAAAGATATTGGACAGAATGATATTGGACAGAATGATATTGGACAGAATGAAATTGGACAGAATGATATTGGACTGGAAGATATTGGACAGAACGATATTGGACAGAATGAAATTGGACGGTTGACGATTTTGGACTGTACGATATTAGACAGAACGATATTggacaaaatgaaattggacCGCGAACGATATTGGACAGAAAGATATTGTAAAGAAAGATAATGGACAGAATGAAATTGGACGGTTGACGATGTTGTGCAGAAAGATATTGGAGAGAAAGATATTGGATAGAACAATATTGGACGGTTGACGATATTGGACAGAACGATATTGGACAAAAAGATATTGGACTGTAGCAGTTAACGATATTGGTCTGGACGAAAATATACAGAACGAAATTGGACTGGGACTAAATTGTACAATGTGTACGATATTGGACGGGTCGATTTTGCGGGTCACCGTCCCGTATCAACCCTCGTTATGTAAACGGAAATTATATTATCAGAATTAGAACGAATTTGACTCTATCGAACTCTCAGTCAATATGGCTGTATGGATACAAACGCGCCTACACTACAATATCgctaaaattgaagaaaattcagtTGTGTCAGTtctgtaaatttgtttatttgtttacaaaaatggATTAACGAGATTCAAAAGAATTGTTAATATTCTCAGTAATTACAAATTGCTGCTCTTAAGATTTATTTCGTGAAGATAATAGCAACACAATGGAATAAAATGGAACCGGATAACTCAAAGTGTTCCTCGTTATTAACATAGAATAGTTCATAACAATATCGGACAATAACCGATTGATTGGTGGAATATTCACCgcaaatttgtgatttttttgaaattatgacAAGTACTCAGGGACGCACTTTGAGTACCAGTGCAGAGGTACCACCACTGGTTCCATTAGGTAAATCGAATCTGAATGGTTACGACGAATTTATGAGCTGGCGAAAATCGCGGAACAAAAATTCGTTCACCGAAGACGttttcatggaatttttccGGGAAGCTGCAGAAAGTTTAACTCCGGAAGCGCTGTCGACCCTCTTTTCCacattaaaaatcgaaatgcgATCCAAACACAAAGTGAATATTGGGAAATTCTTATTATTGTACGTGTTTCTGAGACAAAAAGGCGTTGTTATAACAAACTGTAAAACAAGTGGTTCGTCCAAGGGTTTCTCCGATGAAGAgattaatcaatttttgacTGAAGCTCCAGATACTAAGTATTTGGCAATGAAGGTATGGCTTCTTTCACGGTTATATCAATCGATTAGCAATTAAAAACGTGTTTTAACGCAGGCCGTGGCTGTGATCGGAATATATGCTGACTGTCAGTTTACAGATCTAGAAAATATTAGGTTGAACATGGTGAACGATTATGGTACGGAGATTATTCTGAGAATTCCGGACGGAATGGCCAATATGTCGAAAGTGTACTCGATCAGTGGAGAATTCGCCGACATTGTGCGAAAATACTTTCAATTGAGATTGAAAACACCTAAGATCACGACGGACAGATTCTTTCTTCATTATCGAGAAGGAAAGTGTATTGCTGCAGCGATGGGAAAAGTTACCATTGCTAAAATGGCTCGGAAAATTGCGGAGTTTCTTAAATTGGACCACCCGGAAAACTATACCGGACACAGTCTTCGATTAACTAGCTCGAAATTAGTTGACAAAGGATTGTATGCTGATACGACCGAAAGAAGTGATGGCTCCAGCGTTACAACATCTAATAGAACTGGATCGGTAGTAACTTCCACTAACGTTGGCATGAATAACTCAACGAATTCGGAAGAGTGTATGAGGTAAGCGGTAAGGGGTCAAGTGAGTAAATTCTGACCATCTAActgaaaccaaatttttagATTATATCAAGACGCTGAGCACCACGTTCTTAGCGATACTTCCGATGCCATTAATTTAGACGACGATGAAAGTAGCCAAACCTACACTGTCGACTCCAGCTCGGAAGACGAACAAGATGTCATCGAGTATGTAGACCAGAACGGCCAGGACATCATCTCATATAATTGGTACTCAGTTGAAATAATCTACAATCGTTTGACCAACGACAATGTTTCCCCCAAACAGTCCTCCAACGAAACAATTACATAAGAGAAAGAGTCAAATGGCTTCGGATGTTGAATTCGTAGATCTATCATCGGAACCGAGTGGAAAAGAGCATCATCTTGGTGGCATCGGCGGTGATATTGACAGCATGAGCTCCAACAAtgtagaaaatgaaaagttacaATCAAAGATTGAAGAGCAGGCGAAAGAAATTGCTCGACTGAAGAAGTTGACCGACAAACAAAGtttggaaattgaaattttgaaagaattgCTGGAGAAGTCAGTAAAGCGAAGCATACGGAGCGAAGTGTCATGGTAAGATGGGGTTGATAAAACCATTTCCAAACTAGACTCGAAAGCAGGACTGCCAGAGAAACCGAATTGGTGTCAAAATGATTGGTCCAAAGTgaagaatgaaaatttattttcaaagtttgaCCTGCTACTCTCACGCACGCCAATACTTTTCGAATGTAAATCATTTCCTATATTTTGACGGGTTGGGTGCTCGAATTCGAACCCACTCTATGTTTAACCCAATCGATACGACGTATCGAAAAtccaagaattttatttttttccaagaATTCGATTCCATCGCACACAGTGGACAAAACCAACAAGGTCCTAATTTTACTTCTATATGTCCAATGAGGGacataacctgaagtgaattgTGAATTCAGGCCGGAGGAATTGAGCCTTTTCATTACGTTCTGTAAAATAGGAAAATCCCTTGGAACCGCTCTGTTAGCTTTTCTGTcaatatttgtaaaaatcCTCTGGAATTGAGCTTTTTCGGTACGTAAATAATAACGTTTCCAGTATTAACGAGTATTAGCGTTTCCAtttattaaaggaaaaatcaattttctgaGCTTCAAAGAagtattttcgtttgtttaaagcCAAGCTTCAAAACCAACTTGTTTTTCCAGTGAAATGGTAACGTTTCtcttataattttcataacaaaagCGTGATTTCCGTTGGagttgggtgcaaatagtcacttcgcttaaaaaatttcctaatttgtaaattcacaaattaaggaatttttgtgtgaattttaaGGATTATTAAAAACAGAaggaaaatccttgaaaaatTCGGAAACTAAAAAATTCCTAGTGGCCATCAGACGAAACAATATTCAGAAACTGAAAATCCATTCATCAGACCATCCTAAAAGAATTCTCCagagaattaaaaaattccttGGCAATCCAAGATAATCCTGCAGACTCAAGAAGAATATCCTTAAAGTATAAACCCCTCAAAAAAGGCAAAGAAAATCCCcagaaaatcatttgaaaatcctcaaaagATTTTCTTCGAAATCTCCAAACATCTGCCCCTCTCTGCTGATACTTTGCAGTAACTAACCAAACTAATAGATTTACCTATTTCAGACACAATGGAACTGATAATCAAGCCGATAATTTGGACTCTACCTGCAATGGACGGTCATCAAACTCGAAAAGTATTGAAATGTTCGGAAATAAGTGGTTGGAATGGAAAGACTAAAAGATTATATtactctcaaataaaacattttttacgaAAAGATTTCGCTTTTACTTAGTCACATGATCCCATCAAGTGCTTCTGAAGACTCGCGATTTTTCATCGAAATTGTCTGTAAAAATCCATCACCGAATCgcaaatttttagatttaaatCGAAAGGAAAGTAAACTCAGAAGTCTGACTAGAAGCTGTCTTGCCCAACCTATCCATGAACCAGtcaacgaaaaaatttgtttcgttttttctcTTCGAATGAAGGAACCATTTATTTCTCACATATTGAAGCAACGAACTGTACATTAAGATACAAAACTAAACGTGAAACACCAAAGGGAAACACCTTACAAAGTCAGTCTATATTTGAACTGGTGCTCGATCATATGAACAAAACAGTCCATCACATGGGTAACTTCATCTGTCCACAGCTTACGACCATGTTTCCTTGCATATTCAGCACATTTGTCTCGAAACAATGCAATTGCTTTCTCGTCGTTGAAGTCAAACTTACACTTGTGGTAGTTAGACAGAACCCATTTGATCAGTCCCAGATCATAGCTGCTCACAAATGGCTCTAATGATCGGCATCTTTCGCATTCGcacacaaaatcaaaataagcATCGAAATGTTGTCGACGAGCTGCAGTGCTTCGGTGAAGACTTCGGCCAAAGTACGATATGAACAATTGTTCACCTTTCTTAATCGGACGAATGGCAATTGCAGAGACGACATTGTCACAGATCACGGTACATACATTCGGTGCACAGGAATGGTTAAAGTATGCAGCGATCAGTGGCAGAAGTTCCGTCGTATATGAAGTTGTCAATGCTTGGATCGACGATCGGGCGTTGTAATGAATAACCGCACTGTGGTGGCCAATTAGATGCATCAGAAATCGTTGATATTTTAATGGGGCGAATGCTTTTTTGAATTCCGAATGCCTCATCAAAGTCTTGTGGAGAAAAAAGACTCGCCAGTTGAACATATCGTTTTCGATAGTTGAATTGGTCCACAGTTTCAAAAACATTCGATATTTGGACCGATCGTCGACCGGTTCTGATTCGGGAATGTCCAAGGTATCATCGGCAATAGTCTCCTCAACGAAGGCCACAAATTGCTCGATATTTGGAAATGTGGCCAATGCCACCAAAACTGTCCTTATGATTTGCAGGTGGAACATGCTGATTTGTTCGACTGTACCCATTGTTTTCATGTTACATTCGATTTTATGGAAACGGTTCCCTTCGCATTCTTGGTAGCAAAACAGGTCGTCCGTACAGTCTTTACACGCAACTAAATTTGTATCCAAACGGCGGCAAACATTACATCGCACGTACTGGTCAATGATAACTTTATGTGCGTAAGCCTCTTCAACCAGAACAGTTTCGCCAACGGCAATATCCGCGTTCGCTTTAATGTGTCGACCGAATTTCCGATTTTTCTCGATATTCAGGATATTTGCCATGCTTGGAAACCGGTCCTTCGGTTCAAACGACAAAACAGGGACGTGTGGTACAAATTCTTGCCCATCGTTTATGTATTTTAGACATTCCTCTCGACGTGCCTCCAATATATGCATCGATTCTTCAGGATAGTTGCACTTCAATGCCAAATCAATATCGACGAGACATTTCTGGAACATATTCAATTTGCGAAAACAGTGCGACCGATTACCAATCGCTAGGCCAATGTTTGGCGAACCGTTTTCAGCAAAACACAAGCTCTTATTGTACCATTTGATAGCCGAATGCCAATTATTGCAAGCGAAATcgtaatttccattttttcgaTACTGCAACGACAGATTATCGTCTTTCTCGGCAGATCTAGTCTCCTggttttttcggtaaaatgttTCTAATGGAAAACGGTCTGGATCTGTGGTGATATCGACATACAATGCGTTTTTGTCGTTGGATTCTTTTTTCCACAATGACTTGAATCGGACGGGTCGGCTTTGCGACATTTTTGCAGAATTAATCGTTGTCAACTGTTTTGTAAAGACATATTTTACAAGTGACTTAAGACCATTTACGATTTACCTGCTCTAGGTGGGGGAGGTTAGTGAACGACAAATTTTTCTGTCGTTAACGTTTCGTCCATTCGAAAAGCGGGAACACTGAACGAtattttaagagtgatatcgcgaaatctttgaacaatttgtatggaggaTGAATTCAATGTATCTCGATTTTtgcaatgaacgtcaacacaaggtatggtcgaatgtcaaactttgtatgtagcggaggacatagcgatttcatataaacaaactcacctctcattgGATTTTTGACGAGTACCAAAGGTATAGAGCCTTTACGAGTACCCATCGAATCCTTGCTTCATTACGAGTTCAACGGACGATTTTCTGAGATTTATTAAATCACAAgcggaaaatttaaaagaaatagaAATAGGAGGGCGTGTTGAGAGTTACATTTGTGAGGGCATAATGGCACAAAATTTAAGTAAACTCGAATCGCTTTCTATTGACTCACATTTAATCGTTTGTGTGAAATTGCCCCATCTCAAAAAGCTACGCATTCGATGCTTGCATGACGAAATCGATTGGAATGAATTTACCAAGGTCCATTCGCAGTTGGTCGAATTAACCATAGAGAGAATATACGATAAGTCTTTTCTAACTAGCGACGTTATCGAACAAATAGCGACCAATATTGATCTACAGAGGATAAAACTTGGCATCGGTTTTGTGGCTGACGATCGATTCTTCGAAATTATTCGGACAAAGTGCAAATGTGCAAACTTGAAGGTGTTGGAGCTGCATAGGTCGTGCATATCACAGTGCGTATTACCACACGGACTAAAGGCAAGACGTGAAATTCAATGTGTTTAAATGAGATGTTTTAGTGAGAGCATGGACAAGTGTGACCCAATGTTTCGATGTTAATTTTAGTGTCACCTAATgttcgatttcaaattttctgcaCAAAAACGATGTAAATTTCtgatataaataaattcaattgattAAAGTTACAACAACtactcacttcgttcgggctaaaACTCGCGAAGATAgcttaagagtcaatttgccaaGACTTCGAACCAGGGCAATACCCTCTCTGGCAATCaaaataggaaaattaaggtggtaaaacttTACAGTGTATTctgtcatagaaaattttacagtttaaaaaataaattaaatgaagtatgagcagcgatttcattttttgtgttgaaaatattacgtcTTGATTAACCATTTCGGCgttcgaaaatgaataatGAAGTTtagttgctagagagggtattgaccaaggtaaatatagcccatatatttaccttggtattgtccagggcctatttttggaaatttttaccaaaattccaaaaactgCTAACattcaaaaaccgaatttttcgatcatttcgaacggttttggAAACTTTTGAGCTCAGCATTGTGTTTTAGTCGGTtatcaatgattttgtttgatttttgacgTGTAGTGTcaagaataaaacaaaataattgaaagtCAGCTAAAGCGCAAGGCTGAGGTCACGAGTTGCCAAAACTGTTCGAAATTTTGGAAAGATTCGGTTTTTAAAtgttcgcagtttttggaatttttttggaaattttgtaaaacaagccatcggcgATTTTTGGAGGGTATATAGTAATTGAATCAGGAAACCCTCCTGACTCATTTGCAACAATAAGAAACCTCGAAGTAATTATGCTTTCACACCAGAAATCATGAAGAAATGGTCTACACTCGGGTGACCAGcatagtttttgttgcatatcaccgACAATACGTTTGTTACTCTCCAAAAGATGGAATTTTTTCcccctaaaatagctactgcaccacatacatgaaaaatttcgaaatgttttaaaggccAGCATATGCGGCAACAGCACCTCTACCACTGGCcttaataaattaagattggctcacctagtttgtgtatattacgtaggtggaagcacggggtttcagggggtttcgaacatttagttttttcatgttgcagatattgcagtgtcaaattctgtccaagatgtgacatatttgcaaggtattggcctttttcacaaagtataatcagcgtaaccttcgtaaaaagaatcttgaatctgacaagagcacgtgtgccaacgtgtaaaaaacaaatgttcaaaaccccctgctgaactgtggcgatcctcttgtcaaacggacagtacataaacaaattccatcatttatttcagataaatgctccatataaatttttgtaacattgtggttagctttgtgaaaatgacagctcatttgacatctcaaacgacacTGACAATGATCTAATAGAGATCTCCGATCTGCCTGTATCACTTACGAAATGTATATAGAATAATTATCTCAAACATTTTGAACGTAGCTCATGTTCTCTTACTCATCTGAGGTAATTTGCTTGAACTATTCCATTAATTGTGCTATCATAAACAATCCCACGCATTGCAAACACAATAATAGCACGTAAAACATCGCGAAAACAGAACGTTATTACATTTTCAAGTATAAAAAACGCTGACAGATTTATAGTCttgcaaatttgttttaaaagcAAGTGGAAATGGAATGATCATTTcgtttaacattaaaaaaacatttttgagtgtttaattgtttaattatttcaatttatttttcggagATGCCAGCTGAAATAACCATAACTAAAAAGAGACAAGAATGCGATCTGactaattatttaaattaaatcggTGCGGAGATAACAAATAAATGCAAAGAAATCTCGAATGGATTATGGAAAATCTAAGATCCACAAGGACATAAGCCAATTACCTTCGATCATCGACATGTAATTATCATCAAGCAGAAAAGATGTAGAACGGTGGGTCATGTATTCTACTTTCTAACGCTGTTACTTATAACAAAGCTGTGGAGGTAGATTTctgaaactttaaattttacaaaaaactaaatggtttgcaaacaaaatggttatttggatcacaagggacgaaattaaaaaaattcaaccgagtgcgaagtttgcagcccgcggCAGAAACGCACAGAAcctgtcggttttcaaaattccgtgtgtgtagtttgaaattttttattttgacttgtgTGGTTCGTGCGGCTCGTGCTGCAAACGCCACACTTGTCAGAATGAAAAGAGCTTTAACCGACTCCTGATACACGTAATTGATGTAAGAATCGCTTCAACTAACTTAATGcacttatttatgaagaatggataacaattccactcatcctaaaggaacgggcacttaaagataaataataaatcgaaaatttcgtcgtagagtgaccttgctgcaaacaaaatgtcgtaacagatacttgttgtgaggcaattgtggtatcgttgtaaagcttagactgcaGGCTGATTAGAcgttattgttttgttgcaagACCTGTGTATTACAGAGGAGTCCGAGTTTCACCGAGGATGgtgattaaatttttcaaatattgtacaattcaggtaaattttgtaaaatccattctcggtgtttaatagagcatggaatcCTCTACCACTACCGCCATCCAAAGAGTTTCAGACTCTCTTcatcttggacatatcacgatttaaaaatgtcgaaatttcgactttagctggcttGGCTACGTGGTCAGGTTGTCCGATGGAAGCCATTTTAACacaaattagcttagaattagtccctctatccgttgcgataacaatctgtatttaaattgactcgtcggtcccgcacggccatgagtgccggttctccgaaacggctggatggatccgcgaactgaatgtggttccttatagtactcgagtcaataagaacatgaaaaaaaaatcagaggtggtatctcgactctatttaagttttgttcaaccctaCCGTGAACTATCTTGCTAACGTCGTCCTGAAGTAacagaaattataaaaataaaatcgattaaCAGATTCGAAAGCTTTTTATAGACCGTTTTCCGTTCTGTGAAAGGTCAAGAAGACAAAGCTTCATCTCCATTtccgaaattaaaaatttatctaACAACGAACCGAACTGTAATTAATCCAAGTTTTCATACCCTCAAAACGAACTTTCAAGTAAACCACACTCTTACAAGTACCACATGCACTTATAATTTTCCTTCGCATTCAAAGTACTTACATCAtggaagaaagaaagaaaaatccaTTCGACAGATAGGAAATTACCCGCCATCATAATACTACACCAATCCAAGAATCTGGATATAACGGTATGATTGCAGTTATATACAACATAGGAAATGTGATATCCggcaaaatcattttgtttgacGAACAAAAGGATTTTCAGCTCGAAAGTTTCCGATAAAAAGT from Bradysia coprophila strain Holo2 unplaced genomic scaffold, BU_Bcop_v1 contig_248, whole genome shotgun sequence encodes the following:
- the LOC119078227 gene encoding uncharacterized protein LOC119078227, with protein sequence MTSTQGRTLSTSAEVPPLVPLGKSNLNGYDEFMSWRKSRNKNSFTEDVFMEFFREAAESLTPEALSTLFSTLKIEMRSKHKVNIGKFLLLYVFLRQKGVVITNCKTSGSSKGFSDEEINQFLTEAPDTKYLAMKAVAVIGIYADCQFTDLENIRLNMVNDYGTEIILRIPDGMANMSKVYSISGEFADIVRKYFQLRLKTPKITTDRFFLHYREGKCIAAAMGKVTIAKMARKIAEFLKLDHPENYTGHSLRLTSSKLVDKGLYADTTERSDGSSVTTSNRTGSVVTSTNVGMNNSTNSEECMRLYQDAEHHVLSDTSDAINLDDDESSQTYTVDSSSEDEQDVIEYVDQNGQDIISYNCPPTKQLHKRKSQMASDVEFVDLSSEPSGKEHHLGGIGGDIDSMSSNNVENEKLQSKIEEQAKEIARLKKLTDKQSLEIEILKELLEKSVKRSIRSEVS
- the LOC119078228 gene encoding SET and MYND domain-containing protein DDB_G0273589-like; its protein translation is MSQSRPVRFKSLWKKESNDKNALYVDITTDPDRFPLETFYRKNQETRSAEKDDNLSLQYRKNGNYDFACNNWHSAIKWYNKSLCFAENGSPNIGLAIGNRSHCFRKLNMFQKCLVDIDLALKCNYPEESMHILEARREECLKYINDGQEFVPHVPVLSFEPKDRFPSMANILNIEKNRKFGRHIKANADIAVGETVLVEEAYAHKVIIDQYVRCNVCRRLDTNLVACKDCTDDLFCYQECEGNRFHKIECNMKTMGTVEQISMFHLQIIRTVLVALATFPNIEQFVAFVEETIADDTLDIPESEPVDDRSKYRMFLKLWTNSTIENDMFNWRVFFLHKTLMRHSEFKKAFAPLKYQRFLMHLIGHHSAVIHYNARSSIQALTTSYTTELLPLIAAYFNHSCAPNVCTVICDNVVSAIAIRPIKKGEQLFISYFGRSLHRSTAARRQHFDAYFDFVCECERCRSLEPFVSSYDLGLIKWVLSNYHKCKFDFNDEKAIALFRDKCAEYARKHGRKLWTDEVTHVMDCFVHMIEHQFKYRLTL